A stretch of Streptococcus sp. oral taxon 061 DNA encodes these proteins:
- a CDS encoding alpha-amylase: MKNQTLMQYFEWYLPHDGQHWTRLTDDAEHLANLGISHVWMPPAFKATNEKDVGYGVYDLFDLGEFDQKGTIRTKYGFKEDYLQAIQTLKSHGIQPMADVVLNHKAAADRLESFQVIEVDPEDRTIELGEPFTINGWTNFTFDGRQNTYNDFHWHWYHFTGTDYDAKRRKSGIYLIQGDNKGWANEELVDNENGNYDYLMYADLDFKHPEVIKNIYDWADWFIETTGVTGFRLDAVKHIDSFFMRNFIRDIKEKYGQDFYVFGEFWNPDKETNLDYLEKIEERFDLVDVRLHMNLFEASQAGADYDLRTIFNDSLVQIKPDKAVTFVENHDTQRGQALESTVEEWFKPAAYALILLREQGLPCVFYGDYYGISGQYAQQDFKEVLDHLLAIRKDLAYGEQTDYFDDPNCIGWVRSGADNQAPLAVLISNAQDNYKTMFVGPEWVDHTFVDLLGNHSDQVTINAEGYGDFPVAERSVSVWGLTY; this comes from the coding sequence CCCCACGATGGACAACACTGGACGCGACTTACCGATGATGCTGAGCATCTTGCAAATCTAGGAATTAGCCACGTCTGGATGCCACCTGCCTTTAAAGCTACCAACGAAAAAGATGTCGGTTATGGTGTCTATGACCTTTTTGACCTCGGAGAATTCGACCAAAAAGGCACTATCCGTACCAAATACGGCTTTAAAGAAGACTATCTTCAAGCCATTCAAACACTTAAATCACATGGGATTCAACCTATGGCTGACGTCGTCTTAAACCACAAGGCAGCTGCAGATCGTTTAGAATCCTTCCAGGTTATTGAAGTCGACCCAGAAGATCGCACAATTGAACTTGGAGAACCTTTTACTATCAATGGTTGGACAAACTTTACTTTTGATGGAAGACAAAATACCTACAATGATTTCCACTGGCACTGGTACCATTTCACTGGAACTGACTATGATGCTAAACGTCGTAAGTCTGGCATCTATCTCATTCAAGGTGATAATAAAGGCTGGGCTAACGAGGAATTAGTTGATAACGAGAATGGTAACTATGACTATCTCATGTATGCGGACCTAGATTTCAAGCATCCAGAAGTCATAAAAAATATCTACGATTGGGCTGATTGGTTTATCGAAACGACTGGTGTAACAGGTTTCCGCTTAGATGCTGTAAAGCATATTGACTCTTTCTTTATGCGTAATTTCATTCGTGACATCAAAGAGAAATATGGACAAGACTTCTATGTCTTTGGAGAATTCTGGAATCCAGACAAGGAAACCAACTTGGACTACCTCGAAAAGATTGAAGAGCGCTTTGACCTTGTCGATGTCCGACTCCATATGAATCTCTTTGAAGCAAGCCAGGCTGGTGCAGACTACGACTTGCGTACCATCTTTAATGATAGTCTGGTTCAAATCAAACCAGATAAGGCTGTAACCTTTGTCGAAAACCATGATACTCAACGAGGACAAGCTTTAGAATCTACTGTAGAAGAATGGTTCAAACCAGCAGCCTATGCTCTTATTCTTTTGCGTGAGCAGGGTCTCCCTTGTGTCTTTTATGGAGACTACTACGGTATCTCTGGTCAATATGCTCAGCAAGATTTTAAAGAAGTTCTTGACCATTTGCTAGCTATCCGAAAAGATTTAGCTTATGGAGAGCAGACGGACTACTTTGATGACCCTAATTGTATCGGTTGGGTCCGTTCAGGAGCTGACAATCAAGCACCTTTAGCTGTTCTTATCTCAAATGCTCAAGATAATTACAAAACTATGTTTGTTGGTCCAGAATGGGTTGATCATACTTTTGTTGATTTACTTGGCAACCATTCAGACCAAGTAACTATTAATGCTGAAGGATATGGTGATTTCCCAGTTGCTGAACGTTCTGTAAGTGTTTGGGGACTTACTTATTAA
- a CDS encoding DnaD domain-containing protein, whose translation MTYLDAFKSGNLVLPSDLLLHYNQLFSSSDDFLVWQFFYLQNTTALGELSPSQIAERIGKNVTEVNQAISRLTEKGLLQYRTIELNGEIEIIFDATLALERLDQLFEKQAPNQVQSAPNDLKSLVDTFQQELGRLLSPFEIEDLEKSLKEDGTSADLIKEALREAVLNGKPNWKYIQAILRNWRHEGIRSVAQVEAKRQEREATNPQNVQVSSDFKNAMDLWKD comes from the coding sequence ATGACATATTTAGATGCTTTCAAATCAGGAAACTTAGTGTTACCGAGTGACCTGCTTTTACATTACAATCAATTGTTCTCATCAAGTGATGATTTCTTGGTTTGGCAATTCTTTTACCTACAGAATACAACGGCTTTAGGAGAATTGTCTCCAAGTCAGATTGCTGAAAGAATCGGCAAAAATGTCACTGAAGTCAATCAGGCCATTTCACGCTTGACAGAAAAAGGCCTGCTTCAATACCGTACGATTGAACTTAATGGCGAAATAGAAATTATCTTCGATGCAACTCTTGCCTTGGAGCGCCTAGACCAACTTTTTGAAAAACAAGCTCCAAACCAGGTGCAATCTGCTCCAAATGATTTAAAGAGCTTGGTAGATACTTTCCAACAGGAGCTAGGCCGTCTATTGAGCCCATTTGAAATCGAAGATTTGGAAAAGAGTTTGAAAGAAGACGGAACTAGTGCGGATTTGATAAAAGAAGCCTTACGTGAAGCTGTTTTAAATGGAAAACCAAATTGGAAATATATCCAAGCTATCCTTCGAAACTGGCGTCACGAAGGGATTAGGAGTGTAGCCCAGGTAGAAGCGAAACGTCAGGAGAGAGAGGCAACAAACCCTCAAAATGTACAAGTTTCATCTGATTTTAAAAATGCCATGGACCTTTGGAAAGACTAA
- the metA gene encoding homoserine O-succinyltransferase, with protein MPIRIDKKLPAVEILQTENIFVMDDQRAAHQDIRPLKILILNLMPQKIVTETQLLRHLANTPLQLDIDFLYMESHQSKTTRSEHMETFYKTFSEVKDDYFDGLIITGAPVEHLPFEEVDYWQEFTQVIDWSKTHVFSTLHICWGAQAGLYYRYGVDKYQMEQKLSGIYPQDVLKEGHLLLRGFDDLYVSPHSRHTEVHKEDILNKTNLEILASGKEVGISILASRDLREVYSFGHLEYDRDTLAKEYFRDLDAGLDPHIPENYFKNDDIHELPCMRWSSSAALFFSNWVNYAVYQETPFEWKSAEEDVSHFGYL; from the coding sequence ATGCCGATTAGAATTGATAAAAAATTACCAGCAGTTGAGATTTTACAAACAGAAAATATTTTCGTCATGGATGATCAACGGGCGGCTCATCAGGATATCCGGCCCTTGAAAATTCTTATTTTAAATCTAATGCCGCAAAAAATTGTAACAGAGACTCAACTCTTAAGGCATTTGGCCAATACTCCTTTACAGTTAGATATTGACTTTTTATATATGGAGAGTCACCAATCAAAAACAACTCGATCAGAGCATATGGAGACCTTTTATAAGACCTTCTCGGAGGTCAAAGATGATTATTTCGATGGCTTGATTATCACAGGAGCTCCAGTTGAGCACCTTCCATTTGAGGAGGTTGACTATTGGCAGGAGTTTACCCAAGTTATCGATTGGTCTAAGACTCATGTCTTTTCAACCTTGCATATTTGTTGGGGGGCACAGGCAGGTCTATACTATCGCTATGGCGTAGATAAATACCAGATGGAGCAGAAGCTTTCGGGGATTTATCCTCAGGATGTTTTAAAAGAAGGTCACCTTCTTTTGAGAGGTTTTGATGATTTATATGTATCCCCTCATTCTCGCCATACAGAAGTCCACAAAGAAGATATTCTGAATAAAACAAATCTAGAGATTTTAGCATCAGGAAAAGAGGTGGGAATCTCTATCCTTGCGAGTCGAGATTTGAGAGAAGTTTATAGCTTTGGGCATTTAGAGTATGATCGCGACACGCTTGCAAAGGAATATTTTAGAGATCTAGATGCTGGTTTAGATCCCCATATACCAGAAAATTATTTCAAAAATGATGACATTCATGAGCTTCCTTGTATGCGTTGGAGTTCATCTGCAGCCCTCTTTTTCAGTAACTGGGTAAATTATGCAGTTTACCAAGAAACACCGTTTGAGTGGAAGAGTGCGGAAGAAGATGTGTCTCATTTTGGATATTTATAA
- a CDS encoding adenine phosphoribosyltransferase, protein MNLKDYIASIENYPQEGITFRDISPLMANGNAYSYAVREIVQYATDKQIDMIVGPEARGFIVGCPVAFELGIGFAPVRKPGKLPREVISADYEKEYGVDTLTMHADAIKPGQRVLIVDDLLATGGTVKATIEMIEKLGGIVAGCAFLIELDELKGREAIGDYDYKVLMHY, encoded by the coding sequence ATGAACTTAAAAGATTACATTGCAAGTATTGAAAATTATCCACAAGAAGGCATTACGTTCCGTGATATCAGCCCTTTGATGGCTAACGGAAATGCCTACAGCTATGCTGTTCGTGAAATTGTTCAATATGCTACTGACAAACAGATTGATATGATCGTAGGACCAGAAGCGCGTGGATTTATCGTTGGATGTCCAGTTGCTTTTGAGTTGGGAATTGGTTTTGCACCTGTACGTAAACCAGGGAAATTACCACGTGAAGTGATTTCAGCTGACTACGAAAAAGAATATGGTGTTGATACTTTGACTATGCACGCAGATGCTATCAAACCAGGTCAACGTGTTCTTATCGTAGATGACCTCTTGGCAACAGGTGGTACTGTGAAAGCAACCATCGAAATGATTGAAAAACTTGGTGGTATCGTAGCTGGTTGTGCCTTCTTGATTGAGCTTGATGAACTAAAAGGTCGTGAAGCAATCGGAGATTACGACTATAAAGTTTTGATGCATTATTAA
- a CDS encoding ABC-F family ATP-binding cassette domain-containing protein: MSDFIVEKLSKSVGDKTVFKDISFIIHDLDRIGLIGVNGTGKTTLLDVLSGVSGFDGDVSPFSAKNDYKIGYLTQDPDFDDSKTVLDTVLSSDLKEIQLIREYELLMLNYSEDKQARLERVMAEMDSLQAWEIESQVKTVLRKLGIQDLSTPVGELSGGLRRRVQLAQVLLGNHDLLLLDEPTNHLDIATIEWLTLFLKNSKKTVLFITHDRYFLDALSTRIFELDRAGLTEYQGNYQDYVRLKAEQDERDAALLHKKEQLYKQELAWMRRQPQARATKQQARINRFHDLKKEVSDTSVETDLAMNFETSRIGKKVIEFKDVSFAYDDKPILKHFNLLVQAKDRIGIVGDNGVGKSTLLNLIAGSLEPTEGQVIIGETVRIAYFSQQIEGLDESKRVINYLQEVAEEVKTSGGSTTSIAELLEQFLFPRSTHGTLIEKLSGGEKKRLYLLKLLLEKPNVLLLDEPTNDLDIATLTVLENFLQGFAGPVLTVSHDRYFLDKVATKILAFENGTIRPFFGHYTDYLDEKAFEAETVTQIQKADKEKVVKVREEKKRMTYQEKQEWASIEGDIEALENRIAAIEEEMQANGSDFGKLATLQKELDEKNEALLEKYERYEYLSELV, translated from the coding sequence ATGAGTGACTTTATCGTTGAAAAACTAAGTAAATCCGTTGGAGATAAGACAGTCTTTAAGGATATTTCCTTTATCATCCATGACTTGGACAGAATTGGTCTTATCGGTGTCAACGGAACCGGTAAAACAACCCTTTTAGATGTGCTTTCTGGAGTTTCAGGTTTTGATGGTGACGTAAGCCCATTTTCAGCAAAAAATGATTACAAGATTGGCTACCTGACCCAGGACCCAGATTTTGATGATAGTAAGACTGTCTTGGATACCGTTCTATCAAGTGACCTCAAGGAAATCCAGTTAATTCGTGAATATGAACTGCTCATGCTCAACTATAGTGAGGATAAGCAAGCCCGTTTAGAACGTGTGATGGCTGAGATGGATTCCCTCCAAGCTTGGGAAATCGAAAGTCAGGTCAAGACGGTTCTCCGTAAACTAGGCATTCAAGACTTATCTACTCCTGTTGGAGAATTGTCAGGTGGTCTGCGTAGACGGGTTCAGTTGGCGCAAGTCCTTCTGGGCAACCATGATCTTTTGCTTCTTGATGAGCCTACCAACCACTTGGATATTGCGACCATTGAGTGGCTAACCCTCTTCTTGAAAAATTCCAAGAAAACAGTATTATTTATCACCCACGATCGCTATTTCCTAGATGCCCTTTCTACGCGAATCTTTGAGTTGGACAGAGCAGGGTTGACAGAATATCAAGGAAATTACCAAGACTATGTTCGTCTCAAGGCGGAACAGGATGAACGCGATGCAGCTCTTCTTCACAAAAAGGAACAACTTTACAAACAAGAATTAGCTTGGATGAGACGGCAACCTCAAGCTCGTGCAACCAAGCAACAAGCTCGTATCAATCGATTCCACGATTTGAAAAAGGAAGTTTCAGATACTAGCGTTGAGACAGACTTGGCCATGAATTTTGAAACTAGCCGTATCGGTAAAAAGGTAATCGAGTTTAAGGATGTTTCCTTTGCCTATGACGATAAACCGATTCTGAAACATTTTAATCTTTTGGTCCAAGCCAAAGACCGTATCGGAATCGTCGGGGATAATGGTGTTGGGAAGTCAACTCTTCTCAATCTCATTGCAGGAAGTCTCGAGCCAACTGAAGGTCAAGTTATTATCGGAGAAACGGTTCGCATCGCTTATTTCTCTCAACAAATCGAAGGTTTGGATGAAAGCAAGCGGGTTATTAACTACCTGCAGGAAGTGGCAGAAGAAGTCAAGACCAGTGGTGGTTCTACGACATCTATCGCTGAGTTGCTAGAGCAGTTCCTTTTCCCACGATCAACGCATGGTACCTTGATTGAGAAGTTATCTGGTGGAGAGAAGAAACGTCTTTATCTCCTCAAACTACTCCTTGAAAAGCCTAATGTGCTCCTCTTAGACGAGCCAACAAATGATTTAGATATTGCGACCTTAACGGTTTTAGAAAATTTCTTACAAGGTTTTGCAGGTCCAGTTCTGACAGTTAGTCACGACCGTTATTTTCTTGATAAGGTTGCGACTAAGATCCTTGCCTTTGAGAATGGAACCATCCGTCCTTTTTTTGGACATTACACAGACTACCTAGATGAAAAAGCTTTTGAAGCAGAAACGGTAACTCAAATCCAAAAAGCTGACAAGGAAAAAGTGGTCAAAGTTCGTGAAGAAAAGAAACGGATGACCTACCAAGAAAAGCAAGAATGGGCAAGCATTGAAGGTGACATCGAAGCCTTGGAAAATCGCATCGCTGCTATTGAAGAAGAAATGCAAGCAAATGGCTCTGACTTTGGGAAGCTAGCCACCCTTCAAAAGGAGCTGGATGAAAAGAATGAAGCCTTGCTTGAAAAATATGAACGCTATGAATATTTAAGTGAGTTGGTTTAA
- a CDS encoding CCA tRNA nucleotidyltransferase, protein MKLTKMPSEFQKALPVLEKIKEAGFEAYFVGGSVRDALLNRPIHDVDIATSSYPEETKQIFPRTADIGIEHGTVLVLDGDEEYEVTTFRTEDVYVDYRRPSSVSFVRSLEEDLKRRDFTVNAFALDETGEIVDLFDGLQDLENQVLRAVGVASERFNEDALRIMRGFRFQASLGFELEQETFEAMKTLTPLLEKISVERTFVEFDKLLLAPHWRVGLSSMIASKAYDYLPDMAGSQGNLQSLFDLKDNFTFESSEQAWAALLWVLKVEDAQNFLKHWKTSRQFAKQVQNLLAILALREEGELGKRDCYRFDLDLLLQAENLRRAQGKEVNPQAITETYESLTIHDKKEMHINGGILIKEYGYQPGPELGDVLEEIEYAIVDGELKNDRQAIHDYLRERK, encoded by the coding sequence ATGAAATTAACAAAAATGCCTTCTGAATTTCAGAAGGCTTTACCAGTATTAGAAAAAATTAAAGAAGCAGGATTTGAGGCTTATTTTGTGGGTGGGTCCGTTAGGGATGCCCTTCTTAACCGCCCCATCCATGATGTGGATATCGCGACGTCATCCTATCCAGAAGAAACCAAGCAGATTTTTCCACGGACAGCTGATATTGGCATTGAGCATGGAACCGTCTTGGTTTTAGATGGAGATGAAGAGTACGAAGTAACCACATTCAGAACGGAAGATGTCTATGTAGACTACCGTAGACCAAGTTCAGTTTCTTTTGTTCGTTCGTTAGAAGAGGACCTCAAACGACGTGATTTCACAGTCAATGCCTTTGCCTTGGATGAGACAGGGGAAATCGTTGATTTATTTGATGGTTTACAAGATTTAGAAAATCAAGTTCTACGTGCAGTTGGTGTAGCTAGTGAACGTTTTAATGAAGATGCTCTACGAATCATGCGTGGATTTCGTTTCCAAGCTAGTCTTGGTTTTGAACTTGAACAAGAAACGTTTGAAGCGATGAAGACCTTAACGCCACTCTTAGAGAAAATTTCTGTGGAACGTACTTTTGTAGAATTTGATAAACTTCTACTAGCCCCTCATTGGAGAGTAGGCTTATCTTCTATGATTGCAAGCAAAGCTTATGATTATCTTCCAGATATGGCTGGTAGTCAGGGCAATCTCCAGTCTTTATTTGACTTAAAAGATAATTTCACCTTTGAATCTTCTGAACAAGCCTGGGCAGCACTTTTATGGGTTTTAAAAGTGGAAGATGCTCAAAATTTTTTAAAACATTGGAAGACATCACGTCAATTTGCCAAGCAGGTACAGAATTTGCTCGCTATTTTGGCCCTCCGAGAAGAAGGGGAACTCGGCAAGCGTGATTGTTACCGCTTTGATTTGGACTTGCTTCTACAGGCTGAAAATCTTCGCCGAGCTCAAGGGAAAGAAGTCAATCCGCAAGCTATCACAGAAACCTATGAGAGTTTGACCATTCATGATAAGAAAGAAATGCACATCAACGGTGGCATTCTCATCAAAGAATACGGCTATCAGCCAGGTCCTGAATTAGGGGATGTTTTAGAAGAAATTGAGTATGCTATTGTTGATGGAGAATTAAAAAATGACCGTCAAGCCATCCATGACTACCTAAGGGAGAGAAAATGA
- the dapB gene encoding 4-hydroxy-tetrahydrodipicolinate reductase produces the protein MSIRVIIAGFKGRMGQAACQMVLSDSELELVAVLDPFESASEWQGIPVFNDKNDLAGFEADVWVDFTTPAVAYENTRFALENSYAPVVGTTGFTSQEIEELKEFSRSKGLGGLIAPNFALGAVLLMQFAAQAAKYFPNVEIIELHHDKKKDAPSGTAIKTAELMAQVREPLQQGASDEEELVAGARGANFDGMRIHSVRLPGLVAHQEVIFGNQGEGLTLRHDSYDRSSFMTGVNLGIKEVVKRHELVYGLEHLL, from the coding sequence ATGAGTATTCGAGTGATTATTGCAGGTTTTAAGGGAAGAATGGGACAAGCTGCTTGTCAGATGGTTTTGTCTGATTCTGAACTTGAACTAGTAGCCGTTTTGGATCCTTTTGAGTCTGCATCTGAGTGGCAAGGAATTCCAGTATTCAATGATAAGAATGACTTGGCAGGTTTTGAGGCAGATGTTTGGGTAGACTTTACTACACCAGCTGTCGCCTATGAGAATACACGCTTTGCTCTTGAAAATAGCTATGCTCCAGTAGTAGGAACGACAGGTTTCACCAGTCAAGAAATCGAAGAATTAAAAGAATTTTCACGTTCCAAAGGATTGGGTGGCCTAATTGCTCCCAATTTTGCCTTGGGTGCTGTCTTGCTGATGCAATTTGCAGCTCAGGCTGCCAAATATTTCCCAAATGTGGAGATTATTGAACTTCACCATGACAAGAAAAAGGATGCGCCGAGCGGGACAGCTATCAAAACAGCTGAGTTGATGGCTCAAGTCCGAGAGCCTCTCCAACAAGGTGCTAGCGATGAGGAAGAACTCGTTGCAGGTGCACGTGGAGCTAATTTTGATGGTATGCGAATCCATTCGGTACGTTTACCAGGTTTGGTAGCTCATCAGGAAGTCATTTTTGGAAATCAGGGAGAAGGATTGACTCTGCGTCATGACTCCTATGATCGTAGCTCCTTCATGACAGGGGTGAATTTGGGAATCAAAGAAGTTGTCAAGCGTCATGAGCTTGTCTATGGATTAGAACACTTACTATGA
- a CDS encoding DegV family protein: MKLAVITDSSAFLQAETLRKEDLFVLDIPVNIDGQEYVEGVNLTAQEFYEKMAHSSELPKTSQPSIAKLDEILSSLKEKGYTHVLGLFLSSGISGFHQNIQYMTDEFEGLTIAFPDTRITSAPLGFMVESVFQWSEQGNDFQSILDKLTEQIENTSAFIMVDDLDHLVKGGRLSNGAAILGNLLSIKPILYFNDQGVIEVYEKVRTEKKATKRLVEIVKEVTSNGNYQITVIHGNAPQKAADLRQLLLDSGVATDVEIATFGSVIGTHLGEGSIALAYTPIV; encoded by the coding sequence ATGAAATTAGCGGTCATAACAGACTCATCTGCTTTTCTACAAGCGGAAACCTTGCGGAAAGAAGATTTATTTGTGCTTGACATTCCTGTGAATATCGACGGACAGGAGTATGTTGAAGGTGTAAATCTAACCGCTCAAGAATTTTATGAAAAAATGGCTCATTCATCTGAACTACCTAAAACAAGTCAACCAAGTATCGCAAAGTTGGATGAAATTTTATCATCATTGAAAGAAAAAGGTTATACTCATGTTCTGGGTCTCTTCCTTTCTTCTGGAATCTCAGGATTTCATCAGAATATCCAATATATGACGGATGAGTTCGAAGGTCTGACCATTGCTTTTCCTGATACTCGAATTACAAGTGCACCACTAGGATTCATGGTGGAAAGTGTGTTTCAATGGTCTGAGCAGGGAAATGATTTCCAGTCTATACTAGACAAGTTAACAGAACAGATTGAAAATACTTCTGCCTTTATCATGGTAGATGATCTTGATCATTTGGTTAAAGGTGGTCGTTTATCAAACGGCGCAGCCATTTTAGGAAATCTTCTTAGCATTAAACCAATTCTATATTTTAATGACCAAGGTGTTATCGAAGTTTATGAGAAGGTTCGTACAGAGAAGAAAGCAACAAAACGTTTGGTTGAAATTGTCAAAGAAGTAACAAGTAATGGAAATTATCAGATTACTGTAATTCATGGGAATGCTCCTCAAAAAGCAGCCGATTTACGTCAGCTTTTGCTAGATAGTGGAGTAGCTACAGATGTTGAGATTGCAACCTTTGGTAGTGTCATTGGAACTCACCTGGGAGAAGGAAGCATCGCTTTGGCATACACACCAATCGTCTAG
- a CDS encoding DUF1149 family protein translates to MNLKREQEFVSQYHFDARNFEWENENGIPETKVDVNFQLLQHDQENQVTSLVVVLSFMIVFDKFVISGTISQVNHVEGRIVDQPSDFSQEEVETLARPSLDMLNRLTYEVTEIALDLPGINLEF, encoded by the coding sequence ATGAATTTAAAACGTGAACAAGAATTTGTTAGTCAGTATCACTTTGATGCACGTAATTTTGAATGGGAAAATGAAAACGGAATTCCTGAAACAAAGGTTGATGTGAACTTCCAACTACTACAACATGACCAAGAAAATCAAGTGACTTCTCTCGTAGTTGTTTTGAGCTTTATGATTGTCTTTGATAAATTTGTTATCAGTGGTACTATTTCTCAAGTCAACCACGTTGAAGGTCGTATCGTAGATCAACCAAGTGACTTTAGTCAAGAAGAAGTTGAGACACTTGCTCGTCCTTCTTTGGATATGCTAAACCGTTTGACTTATGAAGTGACGGAAATTGCACTAGATTTACCAGGAATTAATTTGGAGTTTTAA
- the glmM gene encoding phosphoglucosamine mutase gives MGKYFGTDGVRGEANVELTPELAFKLGRFGGYVLSQHATEAPKVLVGRDTRISGEMLEAALIAGLLSVGIHVYKLGVLATPAVAYLVKTEGASAGVMISASHNPALDNGIKFFGGDGFKLDDEKEAEIEALLDASEDTLPRPSAEGLGTVVDYPEGLRKYEAYLVSTGTPLEGMKVALDTANGAASTSARQIFADLGAQITVIGETPDGLNINLNVGSTHPEALQELVKESQSAIGLAFDGDSDRLIAVDENGEIVDGDKIMYIIGKYLSEKGQLVQNTIVTTVMSNLGFHKALDREGINKAVTAVGDRYVVEEMRKSGYNLGGEQSGHVILMDYNTTGDGQLSAVQLTKIMQETGMSLSQLASEVTIYPQKLVNIRVENTMKDKAMEVPAIKAIIDKMEEEMAGNGRILVRPSGTEPLLRVMAEAPTTEEVDYYVDTIAEVVKAEIGI, from the coding sequence ATGGGTAAATATTTTGGAACGGACGGAGTCCGTGGAGAAGCAAACGTAGAATTAACGCCAGAATTGGCCTTTAAGTTGGGTCGCTTTGGAGGATATGTCCTCAGTCAACATGCGACAGAAGCGCCTAAGGTTTTAGTTGGACGCGATACACGTATTTCAGGGGAAATGTTAGAAGCAGCCTTGATTGCTGGTCTTCTTTCTGTGGGAATTCACGTTTATAAACTTGGTGTACTTGCTACGCCTGCAGTAGCATATTTGGTAAAAACTGAAGGAGCGAGCGCAGGTGTCATGATTTCAGCTAGCCACAACCCAGCCCTTGATAACGGGATTAAATTCTTTGGTGGCGATGGCTTTAAGCTAGACGATGAAAAAGAAGCAGAAATCGAAGCCTTGCTTGACGCCAGTGAAGATACTCTCCCACGTCCAAGTGCAGAAGGATTAGGTACTGTTGTTGATTATCCAGAAGGCTTGCGTAAATATGAAGCCTACCTTGTTTCGACTGGAACTCCTCTTGAAGGGATGAAAGTGGCCTTGGATACTGCAAATGGAGCAGCTTCTACAAGTGCTCGTCAAATTTTTGCAGATTTGGGTGCTCAAATCACTGTCATTGGAGAAACTCCAGATGGTTTAAACATTAACTTGAATGTTGGTTCGACTCATCCAGAAGCCTTGCAAGAACTTGTAAAAGAAAGTCAATCTGCCATTGGTTTAGCCTTTGATGGGGACAGCGATCGTTTGATTGCAGTAGATGAAAATGGTGAAATTGTCGACGGTGATAAGATTATGTATATCATCGGTAAATACCTTTCTGAAAAAGGTCAATTGGTACAAAACACAATTGTAACGACAGTTATGTCCAACCTTGGTTTCCATAAAGCCTTGGACCGTGAAGGCATTAATAAAGCTGTCACTGCTGTTGGAGACCGCTATGTAGTTGAAGAAATGAGAAAATCAGGCTACAATCTCGGTGGAGAGCAGTCAGGTCACGTTATCTTGATGGACTACAATACAACTGGTGATGGTCAACTTTCAGCAGTTCAATTGACTAAGATCATGCAAGAAACAGGGATGAGCTTATCTCAATTGGCTTCAGAAGTAACAATTTACCCACAAAAATTGGTTAATATCCGTGTGGAAAACACCATGAAAGATAAAGCCATGGAAGTACCAGCTATCAAGGCTATTATCGATAAGATGGAAGAAGAGATGGCAGGTAACGGACGTATTCTCGTTCGCCCAAGTGGAACTGAGCCACTCTTGCGTGTCATGGCTGAAGCACCAACAACTGAAGAAGTGGATTACTATGTGGATACCATTGCTGAAGTTGTGAAAGCAGAAATCGGAATTTAG